The proteins below come from a single Miscanthus floridulus cultivar M001 chromosome 1, ASM1932011v1, whole genome shotgun sequence genomic window:
- the LOC136496482 gene encoding mitochondrial import inner membrane translocase subunit TIM22-4-like isoform X1, translating into MASPDPSAAGAGAGAESTSQAATVEPIRMPTVEEIKGQDIWNNCAVRSVVSGVMGGGLGVLMGLFFGALDNPIMAEEMTARQQIVYTAKQMGRRSISNAKTFAVMGLIFSAAECTIEKVRAKHDTTNTAVAGCVTGGALAVKGGPKATCIGCAGFAAFSVAIEKFFDRHT; encoded by the exons ATGGCTTCCCCTGATCCATCAGCGGCAGGTGCCGGCGCCGGGGCAGAGTCGACGAGCCAGGCGGCGACCGTGGAGCCGATCCGGATGCCGACGGTGGAGGAGATCAAGGGGCAGGACATCTGGAACAACTGCGCCGTCCGCAGCGTCGTCAGTGGCGTCATGG GAGGCGGTCTTGGTGTACTTATGGGACTATTCTTTGGAGCTTTGGACAATCCAATAATGGCAGAGGAGATGACAGCAAGGCAGCAAATAGTATACACAGCAAAGCAGATGGGTAGGAGAAGTATAAGTAATGCCAAAACCTTTGCAGTCATGGGTCTGATTTTCTCAGCAGCTGAATGTACCATAGAGAAG GTTCGGGCAAAGCATGACACTACCAATACAGCGGTAGCTGGCTGTGTCACTGGAGGAGCTTTAGCTGTAAAAG GTGGCCCTAAAGCTACATGCATTGGTTGTGCAGGGTTTGCTGCGTTCTCAGTGGCAATTGAGAAGTTCTTTGATCGGCATACTTGA
- the LOC136542802 gene encoding gamma-interferon-responsive lysosomal thiol protein-like isoform X1 — protein sequence MAGPQRLLLLPPLVLLLVAAGAILLPQRGSAEEGKVSLELYYESLCPYCSRFIVNHLAGIFEDGLIDAVHLRLVPYGNARVGSNSEISCQHGPYECLLNTVEACAIDAWPDLDVHFSFIYCVEDLVVKRQYKDWESCFQKLGLDPEPVTQCYNSEHGHKLELEYANQTNALEPPHRYVPWVVVDGQPLLEDYENFEAYTCKAYKGTPPKACEGLGRLQMALETAEARNGVSYNSGVSKLATAEDGGREQQ from the exons ATGGCTGGTCCCCAGCGCCTCCTCCTCCTGCCGCCGCTCGTGCTCCTCCTCGTCGCCGCCGGCGCGATCCTCCTGCCGCAGCGCGGGTCCGCGGAGGAGGGGAAGGTCTCCCTGGAGCTCTACTACGAGTCGCTGTGCCCGTACTGCTCGCGGTTCATCGTGAACCACCTCGCGGGGATCTTCGAGGACGGGCTCATCGACGCCGTCCACCTCCGGCTCGTCCCCTACGGCAACGCCCGCGTCGGGTCCAACAGCGAGATCTCGTGCCAG CATGGTCCGTACGAGTGCCTTCTCAATACCGTGGAAGCTTGCGCCATCGACGCCTGGCCGGATTTG GATGTGCATTTCAGCTTCATCTACTGCGTGGAGGACCTGGTGGTGAAGCGCCAGTACAAGGATTGGGAGTCCTGCTTCCAgaagctgggcctcgacccggaGCCTGTAACACAATGCTACAACAGCGAACATGGCCACAAG CTTGAGCTCGAGTACGCGAACCAGACTAACGCTCTCGAGCCCCCGCACCGGTACGTCCCCTGGGTGGTCGTCGACGGGCAGCCCCTGCTAGAG GATTACGAGAATTTCGAGGCTTACACCTGCAAGGCCTACAAGGGCACTCCACCGAAGGCCTGCGAGGGGCTGGGACGTCTGCAGATGGCGCTCGAGACAGCGGAGGCGCGCAACGGCGTCAGCTACAACTCCGGCGTCAGCAAGCTTGCAACTGCTGAAGATGGGGGTAGGGAGCAGCAGTAA
- the LOC136496474 gene encoding eukaryotic translation initiation factor 2 subunit alpha homolog yields MPNLECRMYEQRFPEVDAAVMIQVKHIADMGAYVSLLEYNNIEGMILFSELSRRRIRSISSLIKVGRQEPAIVLRVDRDKGYIDLSKRRVSEEEAHACEDRYNKSKLVHSIMRHVAETLKVDLEPLYQRIGWPLYRKYGHAFEAFKLIVADPDAILDALTYEEMEVGPDGQEVTKVVPAVTPEVKDSLVKNIRRRMTPQPLKIRADIEMKCFQFDGVLHIKQAMKKAEAAGNDNCPVKIKLVAPPLYVLTTQTLDKEQGISVLTDAIKACTEEIEKYKGKLVVKEPPRAVSEREDKLFLDQIDSLMEQNAEVDGDADSEEEEDTGMGEVDITNSGVTAY; encoded by the exons ATGCCGAACCTCGAGTGCCGGATGTATGAGCAGCGGTTCCCGGAGGTGGACGCCGCGGTGATGATCCAGGTGAAGCACATCGCTGACATGGGCGCGTACGTCTCCCTGCTCGAGTATAACAACATCGAGGGCATGATCCTCTTCTCCGAGCTCTCCCGCCGTCGTATCCGCTCCATCTCCTCCCTCATCAAGGTTGGCCGCCAGGAGCCCGCCATCGTGCTCCGTGTCGACCGCGACAAGGGCTACATCGACCTTTCCAAGCGCCGCGTCTCCGAGGAGGAGGCGCACGCGTGCGAGGACAGGTACAACAAGTCCAAGCTCGTGCACTCCATCATGCGCCACGTCGCCGAGACGCTCAAGGTCGACCTGGAGCCGCTCTACCAGCGGATTGGCTGGCCACTCTACCGCAAGTACGGCCACGCCTTCGAGGCCTTCAAGCTCATCGTTGCCGACCCTGACGCCATCCTCGACGCACTCACCTATGAGGAGATGGAGGTCGGCCCAGACGGCCAGGAG GTGACTAAGGTGGTGCCTGCTGTCACCCCTGAGGTTAAGGATTCCCTGGTGAAGAACATAAGGAGGAGGATGACACCTCAGCCACTCAAGATCCGTGCCGATATAGAGATGAAATGCTTCCAGTTTGATGGAGTGCTCCATATTAAG CAAGCTATGAAGAAAGCTGAAGCTGCGGGCAATGATAACTGTCCTGTGAAGATTAAGCTAGTTGCTCCTCCACTTTATGTTCTGACCACACAGACTCTTGACAAG GAACAAGGCATTTCAGTTCTCACTGATGCAATCAAGGCTTGTACAGAAGAGATTGAAAAATACAAAGGAAAGTTAGTAGTGAAGGAACCACCAAGAGCT GTTAGCGAGCGGGAAGACAAGCTATTCCTCGATCAGATTGATTCCCTAATGGAGCAAAACGCAGAGGTCGATGGTGACGCTGAcagtgaagaggaggaagatacaGGAATGGGCGAGGTCGACATTACAAATTCTGGCGTCACTGCTTACTAA
- the LOC136496482 gene encoding mitochondrial import inner membrane translocase subunit TIM22-4-like isoform X2 → MASPDPSAAGAGAGAESTSQAATVEPIRMPTVEEIKGQDIWNNCAVRSVVSGVMGGGLGVLMGLFFGALDNPIMAEEMTARQQIVYTAKQMGRRSISNAKTFAVMGLIFSAAECTIEKVRAKHDTTNTAVAGCVTGGALAVKGFAAFSVAIEKFFDRHT, encoded by the exons ATGGCTTCCCCTGATCCATCAGCGGCAGGTGCCGGCGCCGGGGCAGAGTCGACGAGCCAGGCGGCGACCGTGGAGCCGATCCGGATGCCGACGGTGGAGGAGATCAAGGGGCAGGACATCTGGAACAACTGCGCCGTCCGCAGCGTCGTCAGTGGCGTCATGG GAGGCGGTCTTGGTGTACTTATGGGACTATTCTTTGGAGCTTTGGACAATCCAATAATGGCAGAGGAGATGACAGCAAGGCAGCAAATAGTATACACAGCAAAGCAGATGGGTAGGAGAAGTATAAGTAATGCCAAAACCTTTGCAGTCATGGGTCTGATTTTCTCAGCAGCTGAATGTACCATAGAGAAG GTTCGGGCAAAGCATGACACTACCAATACAGCGGTAGCTGGCTGTGTCACTGGAGGAGCTTTAGCTGTAAAAG GGTTTGCTGCGTTCTCAGTGGCAATTGAGAAGTTCTTTGATCGGCATACTTGA
- the LOC136496494 gene encoding uncharacterized protein, whose product MEDSVGVEERREQSETTPHKKARQEVGEAGGVGGGGGKPGEEGGFLSAMASKIGATMSGTNGGSGGEVVSATVASDGEEGKRDINGNGEPGEEGGFLSTMASRIGAAMSGANGGSGDGGGGNAAAASGGEDKEADGSGGGGIFRKLLHSSPPAPPQASGAMETEEVKAGEQAGILSGMAMSGANGDDSRGDSGHDDAKRSNGEAVRGNNGEEKKGEEANGGGILSAVASKIGVAVSGANGNGNHSAEDDAKTSIGDAGHGGSKGEEKGRDVNGGRIVEQIISNLPSDDQAPDADEASLLIAIIED is encoded by the exons ATGGAGGATTCGGTGGgcgtggaggagaggagggagcagAGCGAGACGACGCCGCACAAGAAAGCGCGTCAAGAAGTAGGGGAGGCCGGCGgtgttggcggcggcggcggcaagccaGGTGAGGAGGGCGGATTCCTGAGCGCCATGGCGTCCAAGATCGGCGCGACGATGTCCGGGACCAATGGCGGGAGCGGCGGCGAGGTCGTCAGTGCGACCGTGGCGTCCGATGGCGAAGAGGGGAAGAGGGACATTAACGGCAACGGCGAGCCGGGTGAGGAGGGAGGGTTCCTGAGCACAATGGCGTCCAGGATCGGCGCGGCGATGTCCGGTGCTAACGGTggcagcggcgacggcggcggtggcaatGCGGCCGCGGCGTCTGGTGGCGAGGACAAGGAGGCGGACGGTAGTGGCGGCGGCGGGATCTTCCGGAAGCTGCTGCACAGCTCGCCCCCTGCGCCACCGCAGGCGTCAG GAGCAATGGAAACAGAGGAGGTGAAGGCAGGTGAGCAAGCCGGGATTCTGAGCGGCATGGCCATGTCTGGTGCGAATGGCGATGACAGCCGTGGCGATAGCGGGCATGACGACGCCAAGAGGAGCAATGGTGAAGCGGTTCGTGGCAATAATGGTgaagagaagaagggggaggaagCCAATGGTGGCGGCATTCTTAGCGCGGTGGCTTCCAAGATCGGCGTGGCGGTGTCAGGCGCCAATGGCAACGGGAACCACAGTGCTGAGGATGATGCCAAGACGAGCATCGGCGACGCTGGTCATGGTGGTAGCAAGGGCGAGGAGAAGGGGCGTGATGTGAATGGTGGCAGAATAGTTGAGCAGATAATTTCCAACCTGCCCTCAG ATGATCAGGCGCCAGATGCCGATGAAGCTTCCTTGCTCATCGCCATTATCGAAGATTAG
- the LOC136542802 gene encoding gamma-interferon-responsive lysosomal thiol protein-like isoform X2 — MATRLAIAALLLLASASASSSAAAAGEEEAGKVAVALYYESLCPYSARFVVNHLAKVFVDGLLEVVDLTLVPYGNARIHTGGVISCQHGPYECLLNTVEACAIDAWPDLDVHFSFIYCVEDLVVKRQYKDWESCFQKLGLDPEPVTQCYNSEHGHKLELEYANQTNALEPPHRYVPWVVVDGQPLLEDYENFEAYTCKAYKGTPPKACEGLGRLQMALETAEARNGVSYNSGVSKLATAEDGGREQQ; from the exons ATGGCCACCCGCCTCGCCATCGCCGCGCTCCTCCTgctcgcctccgcctccgcctcctcctccgcaGCCGCGGCCGGCGAGGAGGAGGCCGGGAAGGTGGCCGTGGCGCTGTACTACGAGTCGCTGTGCCCCTACTCGGCGCGCTTCGTGGTGAACCACCTCGCCAAGGTCTTCGTGGACGGCCTCCTCGAGGTCGTGGACCTCACGCTCGTCCCCTACGGCAACGCTCGGATCCACACCGGCGGAGTGATCTCCTGCCAG CATGGTCCGTACGAGTGCCTTCTCAATACCGTGGAAGCTTGCGCCATCGACGCCTGGCCGGATTTG GATGTGCATTTCAGCTTCATCTACTGCGTGGAGGACCTGGTGGTGAAGCGCCAGTACAAGGATTGGGAGTCCTGCTTCCAgaagctgggcctcgacccggaGCCTGTAACACAATGCTACAACAGCGAACATGGCCACAAG CTTGAGCTCGAGTACGCGAACCAGACTAACGCTCTCGAGCCCCCGCACCGGTACGTCCCCTGGGTGGTCGTCGACGGGCAGCCCCTGCTAGAG GATTACGAGAATTTCGAGGCTTACACCTGCAAGGCCTACAAGGGCACTCCACCGAAGGCCTGCGAGGGGCTGGGACGTCTGCAGATGGCGCTCGAGACAGCGGAGGCGCGCAACGGCGTCAGCTACAACTCCGGCGTCAGCAAGCTTGCAACTGCTGAAGATGGGGGTAGGGAGCAGCAGTAA